A genomic region of Gemmata massiliana contains the following coding sequences:
- a CDS encoding MarR family winged helix-turn-helix transcriptional regulator, with amino-acid sequence MKNRKPIEPRQVAWRSLLTAQALLVQKMDDELTTAGVLGMDAYDVLLVVCEAPESRIRLSELAAATLLTRSGITRLTDRLERDGLLRREDVPNDRRGSYAVLTEKGAAALKRTWAVYEKLITRHFGDHLSDDEAEVLQNALARIVTAARKPEIVPLTVRKRPESS; translated from the coding sequence ATGAAGAATCGCAAGCCGATCGAGCCGAGACAGGTGGCGTGGCGCTCCCTTCTAACGGCTCAAGCTCTGCTCGTGCAGAAGATGGACGACGAGCTTACAACGGCGGGTGTTTTGGGAATGGATGCCTACGATGTGCTCTTGGTGGTGTGTGAAGCCCCCGAGAGTCGTATCCGGTTGAGCGAACTCGCCGCAGCCACACTCCTCACGCGGAGCGGGATCACGCGCTTGACGGACCGACTCGAACGCGACGGGCTGTTGCGTCGTGAAGACGTGCCGAACGACCGACGCGGTTCCTACGCGGTGCTGACAGAGAAGGGCGCCGCGGCTCTCAAACGGACGTGGGCCGTGTACGAGAAGCTAATCACCCGGCACTTCGGGGATCACCTGTCCGATGACGAAGCCGAGGTACTTCAAAACGCGCTGGCTCGGATTGTGACAGCGGCGCGTAAACCGGAGATTGTCCCGCTCACGGTTCGGAAGCGCCCCGAGAGCTCGTGA
- a CDS encoding HDOD domain-containing protein, with the protein MPVLSHPKALAPAPAPRTRDIVTSDLERVESYPMLSDSAIRAAALANNPEASAADVAAIIRRDSVLAAAVLRVANTWTYRGRTEVGDILQAVIRIGLRECATLVCAIGMRNLYKTHPPEVQKRCDALLRHSLFVAQVASGLNQITQFEFGGMEFTAGLLHDIGRLIATVKAPEAAAAADPLDFREDEETLSHERAVLGIDHCAIGYQFANQSSLPEPVVRVILNHHRPGEEKLHRELVALLSAADALANYVQDKHKIAGFNSAHHPAFAILMDGLTPELKSKFRSSFSETVVQALRDTRALLKAFASNE; encoded by the coding sequence ATGCCCGTTCTCTCCCACCCAAAAGCGCTTGCTCCCGCGCCGGCTCCGCGTACCCGCGACATCGTCACGTCGGACCTGGAGCGCGTCGAATCGTACCCCATGCTGTCGGACTCGGCGATCCGAGCCGCAGCTCTCGCAAACAACCCCGAGGCATCCGCGGCCGATGTCGCGGCCATCATCCGCCGGGATAGTGTGCTCGCAGCCGCCGTGCTCCGCGTGGCGAACACGTGGACGTACCGCGGACGGACGGAAGTCGGGGACATCCTTCAGGCAGTAATCCGGATCGGTTTGAGAGAGTGTGCAACGCTCGTCTGCGCGATCGGGATGCGGAACCTGTACAAGACGCACCCGCCCGAAGTGCAGAAGCGGTGCGACGCGCTGCTCCGGCACTCACTGTTCGTGGCACAAGTCGCCTCCGGATTGAATCAGATCACCCAGTTCGAGTTCGGGGGAATGGAGTTCACCGCCGGGTTGCTGCACGACATCGGGCGCCTGATTGCCACCGTGAAAGCACCCGAAGCGGCTGCCGCGGCCGACCCACTCGATTTCCGTGAGGACGAGGAAACGCTCTCCCACGAGCGCGCCGTGTTGGGCATCGATCACTGCGCAATCGGGTACCAGTTCGCGAACCAAAGTTCACTGCCCGAACCGGTCGTTCGCGTGATTCTGAACCACCACCGGCCCGGGGAAGAGAAGCTCCATCGGGAACTCGTAGCCCTGCTCTCCGCCGCGGACGCGCTGGCCAACTACGTTCAGGACAAGCACAAGATCGCCGGGTTCAACTCGGCTCACCATCCGGCCTTCGCTATTCTGATGGACGGTTTGACCCCAGAACTCAAGTCCAAGTTCCGCAGTTCGTTCTCGGAAACAGTCGTCCAGGCACTCCGGGATACCCGGGCTCTACTCAAGGCGTTCGCTTCCAACGAATGA
- a CDS encoding glycosyltransferase family 2 protein, protein MAPLLQNPDPTHQPIEAWDQPMSPARTCTVTLVVPTLNEIDGMKTIMPQIRSEWVDQIIILDGGSTDGTVEWARAHGYEVHVQSEPGIRQAYMEVLPKVRGDVVVTFSPDGNSIPDLLVDLVAKIDEGYDMVIVSRYKPPAKSTDDDWVTAFGNWLFTRTVNLLHGGRYTDAMVIYRAYRTRLVRELELDQDRWYQTPERLFGCRISWEPLLSVRAARRRLKVAEIAGDEPPRIGGERKLRVLRWGASYYFQFFRDFFLWR, encoded by the coding sequence ATGGCCCCGCTCCTCCAAAATCCCGACCCCACCCACCAGCCGATCGAGGCGTGGGACCAACCGATGTCCCCCGCGCGCACCTGCACGGTGACGCTCGTCGTGCCGACGCTCAACGAGATCGACGGCATGAAGACGATCATGCCCCAAATCCGCTCCGAATGGGTGGACCAGATCATCATCCTGGACGGCGGGTCCACCGACGGCACGGTCGAGTGGGCGCGAGCGCACGGGTATGAGGTTCATGTTCAGAGCGAACCCGGCATCCGCCAGGCGTACATGGAAGTGCTCCCGAAGGTGCGCGGGGACGTGGTGGTCACCTTCAGCCCGGACGGGAACAGTATCCCCGACCTGCTCGTCGACCTCGTTGCCAAGATCGACGAGGGCTACGACATGGTGATCGTGTCGCGGTACAAACCCCCGGCGAAGAGCACAGACGACGACTGGGTGACCGCGTTCGGGAACTGGCTGTTCACGCGCACGGTGAACCTGCTCCACGGGGGCCGGTACACCGACGCGATGGTGATCTACCGGGCGTACCGAACTCGTCTCGTCCGCGAACTGGAACTCGACCAGGACCGGTGGTACCAAACGCCCGAGCGCCTGTTCGGGTGCCGGATCAGTTGGGAACCACTGCTGTCTGTGCGCGCGGCCCGTCGACGCCTCAAAGTCGCTGAGATCGCCGGGGACGAGCCCCCACGGATCGGCGGCGAACGCAAACTCCGCGTGCTGCGGTGGGGCGCGTCGTACTACTTCCAGTTCTTCCGGGATTTCTTCCTCTGGCGCTGA